One window of the Runella slithyformis DSM 19594 genome contains the following:
- a CDS encoding dioxygenase family protein — protein sequence MERKDFLKRSLSVLGIAAVAPLAGACSKTDVAPTSTTDTTTTTGSTNGTAGGTCVTTPSETEGPFPTKTPSSLVLKDIRSDRTGVPMSVTITIKNKNNNCEALAGALVDIWHCDAAGNYSEYGGTGMQSTNYTSVHFLRGRQTTDATGNVGFTTIFPGWYSGRAVHIHVHIYNASGKSLLVTQIAFPAAVCNTVFTAATNFYTKGKADTTNEKDNVFSDGFANELASVSGSVANGYALTHTIVVSA from the coding sequence ATGGAACGCAAGGATTTTTTGAAAAGAAGTTTGTCTGTATTGGGAATTGCCGCCGTTGCCCCGTTGGCCGGCGCGTGCAGCAAAACCGACGTTGCCCCCACCTCTACGACCGACACTACCACCACCACAGGCTCTACGAACGGCACCGCGGGCGGCACCTGCGTGACGACCCCCTCCGAAACCGAAGGACCATTCCCGACCAAAACGCCAAGTTCGCTGGTATTGAAAGATATCCGCTCAGACCGCACCGGCGTGCCTATGTCAGTAACCATTACCATTAAAAACAAGAACAACAATTGTGAGGCCCTGGCAGGTGCTTTGGTGGATATTTGGCATTGTGACGCCGCGGGGAATTATTCAGAATACGGCGGCACCGGAATGCAAAGCACCAATTATACCTCGGTCCATTTTTTAAGAGGTCGCCAAACCACCGACGCAACCGGAAACGTGGGTTTTACGACCATCTTTCCGGGTTGGTATTCGGGTCGGGCAGTGCACATTCACGTTCACATTTATAACGCGAGCGGTAAGTCGCTGCTGGTGACACAGATCGCCTTTCCCGCTGCGGTGTGCAATACGGTCTTTACGGCGGCTACTAACTTTTATACCAAAGGAAAAGCCGATACAACCAACGAAAAAGACAACGTTTTCAGCGACGGCTTTGCCAATGAGCTGGCATCGGTCTCGGGCAGCGTCGCCAACGGATATGCCTTAACCCACACCATTGTTGTAAGTGCTTAG